DNA from Granulicella cerasi:
GTTTGCAGCGTTGCCGTAATCAGGTAAGAACAAGGGACGACCATTGGAGTCAGATAACGCTATGACAGCAGCAAGTGTTGCGTTGCTCATACCCCATACGGCGTTTGCCTGATACGCAGGATCAAGTGTTCCTATCGCAGTAGCGAAGTCAACATACTTCAACACGCCAGTGGCGTTTGAAGTGAAGGCGTTGGAGCTGTAGCCATAGGTGAGAGAGGCTACGTTGCCGCTATTGCCGTTGATGATGAGGCTGGATGCGCCACGGAAGAAACGCTTGGCGAACTTGTCACGAATCCACGCTTCAATGTCGAAGCCAGCATCAGTGATTAAGCCGTTATCAACCTTAATGATGCCGGTGCTGAAGGTATCTACCTGAAGGGTGACGCTTGACGTGGTTGGATCAACTTCAGCAGCATCGGTGCCAACAGTCTGACCAACAAGGCCAGCAGTGGTGTCGTTATCGAGCACCATCTTGATTGGGTTGCCGTGGTCGGTCTTCAAGATGTTCACTACGTCATAGACTTCGCCGTAGCTCTTCTGAGCGGAGATGACAGCAGGATCGAACAGCTGAGGAATCATGATGCCTTGGCCTGCAACGGTAAGGTCACGAGCTTCAATAGCGCCATTCATGAGGTAGTTGCGGAAGGACTGCTTGATTTGATTGCTGCGCTCTTCGCTGCCGTCAATAGCAGGGCGAACAGTGCGAGTGCGTTGCTCTGCTTCAAAGCTGGCTACACGCTCAAGACGTGCGATGTCTGCATCAATGGCATCAACATCGGCCATCATCTTGTCGAATGCGGACCGTGTCTCGGGTGTGCCTTCAGTGGCAATCTTGGAAGCATCAAGCATGAGCTTCATGCGTTTTTCTTGTAGGTCTGCGAGGTTCATATATCGGGAGGAATCCTTGTGAGGTGGGAGAAATGGTGAATCTGGACGCACGAATCCCATCCCGCTGGCATGAGCAGGTGAGGTCTTGCGTGAACTTGTTGGTGTTGGGCTTTATCTACGCTGGCGGATAGAAAGAATCATGTGCATAGCGTTGCGGAGAGAGTCTTCTTCTGAGCTGTCGTCGCAATCGCATAGATCGTCTTCACAATCGGCGTTCGAGCAATCAGCACAGTTGTCTTCGGAGCAAGCAGGACAATGACACTGGCATTGATCGGCAATGGAGTCCGTCTCATTGTCGTCATCGTGGGTTTCAATCAGGCTGCGAATCTCAACAGGTGCTGAACGTAGAGCGATGCCGGAATCTGGATACGCGGGGAAGCTGCATGGTGACACCTCAAAGAGGTTCACCTTGAGCAAGGTGCGAATGACCTTGCCATCAGCATTGATCCATTTGTCTTCATCAGTCGAGA
Protein-coding regions in this window:
- a CDS encoding HK97 family phage prohead protease — encoded protein: MNKHEIRSVTAELRVAASEDGTRTLTGFIPYNTESVDLGGFTEVIAPGAFAEALQPTSDVLALRDHDAKLLMGRTKSGTLIFTDATDGLRYQVKLPNTTAANDLAESIERGDLDGTSFGFSTDEDKWINADGKVIRTLLKVNLFEVSPCSFPAYPDSGIALRSAPVEIRSLIETHDDDNETDSIADQCQCHCPACSEDNCADCSNADCEDDLCDCDDSSEEDSLRNAMHMILSIRQRR
- a CDS encoding phage major capsid protein, which translates into the protein MNLADLQEKRMKLMLDASKIATEGTPETRSAFDKMMADVDAIDADIARLERVASFEAEQRTRTVRPAIDGSEERSNQIKQSFRNYLMNGAIEARDLTVAGQGIMIPQLFDPAVISAQKSYGEVYDVVNILKTDHGNPIKMVLDNDTTAGLVGQTVGTDAAEVDPTTSSVTLQVDTFSTGIIKVDNGLITDAGFDIEAWIRDKFAKRFFRGASSLIINGNSGNVASLTYGYSSNAFTSNATGVLKYVDFATAIGTLDPAYQANAVWGMSNATLAAVIALSDSNGRPLFLPDYGNAANGYVGTILGRPVKLITQLPGVATGNTPILFGDFKEAYTFRQQNPGLSILRLNERYAAGYETGFVGFARVGGVVTDAGTHPLVGITIK